In one Candidatus Aminicenantes bacterium genomic region, the following are encoded:
- the rpsK gene encoding 30S ribosomal protein S11, with translation MAQRKSSTKTKKKEKRTIDHGIMFIHSTFNNTIITITDPEGKVLAWASGGMVGFKGSRKSTPFAAQLAAEKALKDAENFGLRTLDVRVKGPGVGRESAIRSIGGTAFQVKSIKDVTPIPHNGCRPPKKRRV, from the coding sequence ATGGCACAAAGAAAAAGCAGTACCAAGACGAAAAAGAAGGAAAAGCGGACGATCGATCACGGCATCATGTTCATCCACTCCACCTTTAACAATACCATCATCACCATCACCGACCCCGAAGGCAAGGTGCTGGCCTGGGCTTCGGGTGGGATGGTGGGGTTCAAGGGCTCTAGGAAATCGACCCCCTTCGCCGCCCAGCTGGCTGCGGAGAAGGCGTTGAAGGATGCCGAAAATTTCGGCCTGCGCACGCTGGATGTCCGCGTCAAGGGGCCCGGCGTCGGGCGCGAAAGCGCGATCCGCTCGATCGGCGGCACCGCTTTCCAGGTGAAGTCGATCAAGGATGTCACCCCGATTCCGCATAACGGCTGCCGGCCGCCGAAAAAGAGACGGGTGTAA
- the rpsM gene encoding 30S ribosomal protein S13 produces MARIAGIEIPNHKRVEVGLTYIYGIGRPKSRLILESVKVDLNKKIKDLTAEELSRIRKHIESDEMVEGDLKKKVNQDIKRLMDINCYRGRRHKRGLPVRGQRTKTNARTRKGPRGSMIKKKK; encoded by the coding sequence GTGGCTAGAATCGCCGGAATCGAAATCCCCAATCACAAGCGGGTGGAAGTTGGCTTGACCTACATCTACGGAATTGGCCGTCCCAAGTCCAGGCTGATACTGGAAAGTGTCAAGGTCGATCTGAACAAAAAAATCAAGGATCTGACCGCCGAAGAACTAAGCCGGATCCGCAAGCATATTGAATCGGACGAGATGGTCGAGGGCGACCTGAAAAAGAAGGTCAACCAGGACATCAAGCGTCTGATGGATATCAACTGCTACCGGGGCCGCAGGCACAAGCGCGGCCTGCCGGTCCGCGGCCAGAGAACCAAGACCAACGCCCGGACGCGCAAGGGCCCGCGCGGCTCGATGATCAAGAAGAAGAAATAA
- the rpmJ gene encoding 50S ribosomal protein L36, with amino-acid sequence MKVRASVKKICTNCKIVKRKGVVRVICKDPKHKQRQG; translated from the coding sequence GTGAAAGTCAGAGCATCGGTAAAAAAGATTTGCACCAATTGCAAGATAGTCAAGCGCAAGGGCGTGGTGCGCGTGATCTGCAAGGATCCGAAGCACAAGCAAAGACAAGGATAA
- the infA gene encoding translation initiation factor IF-1: MANKEKDVIEVKGVILESMPNAMFLVELETSHHRITAHPSGKMRKNNIRILPGDKILLEISPYDITRGRIIYRFK; encoded by the coding sequence ATGGCCAACAAGGAAAAAGATGTCATCGAGGTCAAGGGCGTGATCCTGGAATCGATGCCCAATGCCATGTTTCTGGTGGAGCTGGAAACCAGCCACCATCGCATCACCGCGCACCCGTCTGGAAAAATGCGCAAGAACAACATCCGCATCCTGCCCGGAGACAAGATACTCCTGGAGATATCGCCCTACGACATCACCAGGGGACGGATTATTTACAGGTTTAAATAG
- the map gene encoding type I methionyl aminopeptidase has translation MIMLKTDQELALMREANRIIAVILSELEEKIKPGVTTLELDQWAEQRILSLKARPGFKGYPGRGGAKPFPATLCTSINEEVVHGIPSAQRRLEEGDIIGIDVGTIYKDYYGDGACTYPVGAISAGARDLLETCRQALQFGIEQAQPGNHLGDIAKAIDGHVHARGFEVVRDLSGHGIGRRLHEDPQVLNYYDGKRGPKLKSRMTLAIEPMINAGSFEVQTMDDDWTVVTRDGSLSAHYEHTVALTDNGAEILTRI, from the coding sequence ATGATCATGCTGAAAACGGACCAGGAGCTTGCCCTGATGCGCGAGGCCAATCGCATCATCGCCGTCATCCTGAGCGAGCTGGAAGAGAAGATCAAGCCCGGCGTCACCACGCTGGAATTGGACCAGTGGGCGGAACAGCGCATCCTCAGCCTCAAGGCCCGGCCCGGTTTCAAGGGCTACCCCGGCCGCGGCGGCGCCAAGCCTTTTCCGGCCACGTTGTGCACCTCGATCAACGAGGAAGTGGTCCACGGCATCCCCTCCGCCCAGCGCCGGCTCGAGGAAGGGGACATCATCGGCATCGACGTCGGCACCATTTACAAGGACTATTACGGCGACGGGGCCTGCACCTATCCGGTGGGGGCCATCTCCGCCGGCGCCCGCGACCTGCTGGAAACCTGCCGGCAGGCGCTGCAGTTCGGCATCGAGCAGGCGCAGCCGGGGAACCACCTGGGCGACATCGCCAAGGCCATCGACGGTCACGTGCATGCCCGGGGCTTCGAGGTCGTGCGCGACCTGTCGGGGCACGGCATCGGCCGCCGCCTGCACGAGGATCCCCAGGTGCTAAACTACTACGACGGCAAGCGCGGCCCGAAGCTGAAAAGCCGCATGACGTTGGCGATCGAACCGATGATCAATGCCGGCTCGTTCGAGGTGCAGACCATGGACGATGATTGGACGGTGGTGACTCGCGACGGCAGCCTTTCCGCCCATTACGAGCATACGGTCGCCTTGACCGACAACGGCGCCGAGATCTTGACGAGGATATGA
- a CDS encoding nucleoside monophosphate kinase has translation MKRLILFGAPGSGKGTMGDFIRCESEKAIFIEVSEAEAVERLLSRLTCSDCGAIFNRMTRPPKRDGVCDVCGGRVGQRADDNEEAVRQRFRVYNERTMPVIDYYDRQRVLARIDGGGPAARVYEALKGLIA, from the coding sequence ATGAAGCGATTGATCCTGTTCGGCGCGCCGGGTTCGGGGAAAGGCACGATGGGTGATTTCATCCGGTGCGAAAGCGAGAAAGCCATTTTCATCGAAGTGAGCGAGGCTGAAGCCGTCGAACGGCTGCTGTCGCGGCTGACCTGCAGCGATTGCGGGGCCATCTTCAACCGGATGACACGTCCGCCCAAGCGCGACGGCGTCTGCGATGTCTGCGGCGGCCGCGTCGGCCAGCGTGCCGACGACAACGAGGAGGCGGTCCGCCAGCGTTTCCGTGTCTACAACGAGCGCACCATGCCGGTAATCGACTATTACGACCGCCAGCGCGTTCTGGCGCGCATCGATGGCGGCGGACCGGCCGCCCGCGTCTACGAAGCGCTCAAAGGGTTGATCGCATGA